A stretch of Caenorhabditis elegans chromosome IV DNA encodes these proteins:
- the F32B6.4 gene encoding SH2 domain-containing protein (Confirmed by transcript evidence), which yields MRPSGRMEYKRQSNGGSGGGGRQLNNTCNSNISVPNAFSPRSYSSRGTEIWSVATSGSSNSTTELQGAQSPSMGSRVSDSHLLTLGSDSRSVSNNLNIAATMAEPNLEEHLKGVLHKKEAAKLTSPSDFTLYYRVTKGQSKSEVATTIPLFICYRNADNQVSNFRVVQVLTENNSMWWTVIINKQHTQMFRRLSDLVRCYHSYRYINPETGGSEIFPISKCSSQVPTNP from the exons ATGAGACCATCTGGGCGAATGGAATACAAGAGGCAAAGCAATGGTGGTTCAGGAGGAGGAGGACGCCAATTAAACAATACTTGTAATAG caacatCAGCGTCCCTAACGCATTCAGCCCACGCTCCTATTCGTCACGTGGCACTGAAATTTGGAGTGTAGCAACATCTGGATCTTCAAATTCAACAACTGAACTTCAAGGCGCTCAATCGCCAAGTATGGGATCACGTGTCAGTGATAGTCATTTGCTCACTCTTGGCTCGGATTCTCGTTCGGtgtcaaataatttgaatatagCTGCGACGATGGCTGAGCCAAATCTTGAGGAGCATTTGAAGGGTGTTCTCCACAAGAAGGAGGCTGCGAAGTTGACAAGCCCGAGTGATTTCACGTTGTATTATCGTGTCACGAAGGGTCAGAGCAAGTCGGAGGTGGCAACTACGATTCCATTATTCATTTGTTACAGAAATGCAGATAATCAG GTATCCAACTTCCGTGTTGTGCAAGTGCTCACTGAGAACAATAGCATGTGGTGGACTGTGATCATCAATAAGCAGCACACTCAGATG TTCCGTCGCCTATCCGACCTCGTTCGCTGCTATCACTCGTACCGTTACATCAATCCAGAAACTGGAGGCTCAGAGATTTTCCCGATCTCGAAATGTTCCAGTCAAGTGCCCACAAACCCGTGA
- the sss-1 gene encoding Sperm-Specific family, class S (Product from WormBase gene class sss;~Confirmed by transcript evidence), with protein MVKKITVYTAFGQFLEMIERQAEQRRETVPVICPIVEKAQPRTALNKVQSCPVVPTTARVTAEIKKSISCPLLALQADQLIEVTVSPVPTTTESKKINEAAELMANFWMSFNCLDNEKEQMESIFEKMNGLFAAPSTTSTASLFGKYEGFFEKTEVATEDMNTFLWNSPAHPSFPQLPVFVKSPIDSMKIYGAVNHKFDISEDESLPCTAQSVSSPISPSSTTSDSSSETIILGPGHLLQEVYLQRMVIEEQKKIIDSFHEIQKLNKKLAALQNNFTA; from the exons ATGGTCAAGAAGATTACTGTCTACACTGCTTTTGGACAATTCCTCGAGATGATCGAGCGTCAAGCCGAACAGAGAAGGGAAACAGTTCCAGTCATTTGTCCGATCGTTGAAAAGGCTCAGCCAAGGACAGCTTTGAACAAG GTTCAATCTTGCCCAGTTGTTCCAACAACTGCAAGAGTTACAGCGGAGATCAAGAAGAGCATTAGCTGCCCATTATTGGCTCTCCAAGCAGATCAACTGATTGAGGTGACCGTCTCCCCAGTCCCAACAACTACAGAATCAAAAAAGATCAATGAGGCTGCGGAGCTTATGGCCAATTTCTGGATGAGCTTTAATTGCCTTGATAACGAGAAAGAACAGATggaatcgatttttgagaagatGAATGGATTGTTTGCTGCACCCTCCACAACATCTACGGCATCACTTTTCGGGAAGTACGagggattttttgagaaaacggAGGTTGCTACGGAAGATATGAACACGTTTTTGTGGAATTCTCCAGCTCATCCATCTTTCCCACAACTTCCAGTTTTCGTCAAATCTCCAATCGACTCGATGAAAATATATGGAGCAGTTAATCATAAATTCGATATTTCTGAAgatg AATCACTCCCATGCACGGCTCAATCTGTTTCATCTCCAATTTCTCCATCTTCTACCACCTCGGATTCTTCAAGTGAAACAATCATTCTTGGACCTGGACATCTTCTTCAGGAAGTCTACTTGCAGAGAATGGTCATTGAAGAACAGAAGAAGATCATTGATAGCTTTCATGAAATTCAGAAGCTCAACAAGAAACTGGCTGCTCTTCAAAATAACTTTACAGCTTGA